In Leopardus geoffroyi isolate Oge1 chromosome D1, O.geoffroyi_Oge1_pat1.0, whole genome shotgun sequence, a single window of DNA contains:
- the LOC123602731 gene encoding olfactory receptor 5A1, with amino-acid sequence MSTAKAWNSSSVTMFIFLGFADHPELQTLLFVTFLGIYLVTLAWNLALIFLIRGDPRLHTPMYFFLSNLSFIDICYSSTVAPKMLTDFFREQKTISFLGCAAQFFFFVSMGLTECFLLTAMAYDRYAAISNPLLYTAIMSQGLCIRMVLGAYVGGFLSSLIQASSIFQLHFCGPNIINHFFCDLPPVLALSCSDTFPSQVVNFLVVVTIGGTSFLILIISYSYIGTAVLKIRSVEGRKKAFSTCASHLMVVTLLFGTALFMYLRPSSSYSLGRDKVVSVFYSLVIPMLNPLIYSLRNREIKDALWKVLEKKKLFS; translated from the coding sequence ATGTCCACAGCTAAGGCCTGGAATAGCTCTTCAGTAACCATGTTCATCTTCCTGGGATTTGCAGACCATCCAGAACTCCAGACCCTTCTCTTTGTGACCTTCCTGGGTATCTATCTTGTGACACTGGCCTGGAACCTGGCCCTCATCTTTTTGATCAGAGGTGACCCCCGTCTGcacacacccatgtacttcttcctcagcAACTTGTCTTTCATCGACATCTGCTACTCTTCTACAGTGGCCCCCAAGATGCTCACTGATTTCTTCCGGGAGCAAAAGACCATATCATTCTTGGGCTGTGctgctcagttttttttctttgtcagtatGGGTCTCACTGAGTGCTTCCTCCTGACTGCCATGGCATACGACAGATACGCAGCCATCTCCAATCCCCTGCTCTACACAGCCATCATGTCCCAAGGCCTCTGCATACGCATGGTGCTTGGGGCATATGTTGGTGGCTTCCTGAGCTCCCTGATCCAGGCCAGCTCCATATTTCAGCTTCACTTCTGCGGACCCAACATTATCAATCATTTCTTCTGTGACCTCCCTCCAGTACTGGCACTTTCTTGCTCTGACACCTTTCCTAGTCAAGTGGTGAATTTTCTCGTGGTAGTCACTATTGGGGGGACATCGTTCCTCATCCTCATCATCTCCTACAGTTACATAGGAACTGCTGTCTTGAAAATCCGTTCAGTGGAAGGCCGAAAGAAAGCCTTCAGCACATGTGCCTCACACTTGATGGTGGTGACTCTGTTGTTTGGGACGGCCCTTTTCATGTACCTGAGACCCAGCTCCAGCTACTCGCTTGGCAGGGACAAGGTAGTGTCTGTGTTCTATTCACTGGTGATCCCTATGCTGAACCCTCTCATTTACAgtttgaggaacagagagatcaAAGATGCCCTATGGAAGGTGTTGGAGAAGAAGAAACTGTTTTCCTAG